A stretch of Mucilaginibacter terrae DNA encodes these proteins:
- a CDS encoding organic hydroperoxide resistance protein, producing the protein MEKVYTAVVTAKGGRDGHIKSSDGVIDLDLRKPKEMGGESGAYTNPEQLFAGAYGACYLGALGSVAKKDNIDVSEATAEVHVSFNKDDNAYALSAELHVHIPGMSLDETQQLADKAHRACPYSKAVRGNIEVKVLAV; encoded by the coding sequence ATGGAGAAAGTATACACGGCTGTAGTAACAGCCAAAGGTGGCCGCGACGGCCATATCAAATCGTCAGACGGAGTTATTGATCTCGACCTGCGCAAACCCAAGGAAATGGGCGGCGAAAGTGGTGCTTACACTAACCCCGAGCAATTATTTGCCGGTGCATACGGTGCGTGCTATTTAGGAGCCTTAGGCAGTGTAGCCAAAAAAGATAATATTGATGTAAGTGAAGCAACGGCCGAAGTGCATGTAAGCTTTAATAAAGATGATAACGCTTATGCGCTATCGGCCGAATTACATGTACACATACCCGGTATGAGTTTGGATGAAACACAACAACTGGCTGATAAAGCACACCGTGCATGCCCGTATAGTAAAGCCGTTAGGGGAAATATTGAGGTGAAGGTGCTGGCGGTTTAA
- a CDS encoding aldo/keto reductase, whose protein sequence is MSEQDQLQLPPVILGTSGLGNLYIALPYEVKLDIVRQFVLHSAKPAVLDSAGKYGAGLALESIGQCLKDLNVNPDDIIISNKLGWLRTPLTTPEPTFEPGVWVDLEYDAVQNISYKGILECYNQGNELLGNYEAQFVSVHDPDEYLSAATNGEDKTKRYQDILDAYRALLELKAEGKVKSVGVGAKDWHSIKQITNDVKLDWVMIANSMTVHSHPEDLLVFMQELEQKGVLIINSAVFNGGFLTGGDYYNYHLIDKESTEGTALYNWRDRFYELCKKHSIEPAAACVQFGLAAPGVKSVALSTSSAKRVESNLQLSKTSVPAEFWDIMHGEGLITDEGLSLVK, encoded by the coding sequence ATGTCTGAGCAAGATCAATTACAACTTCCCCCGGTAATATTAGGCACCAGTGGCCTTGGTAACTTATATATAGCACTACCTTACGAGGTAAAGCTTGATATTGTGCGCCAGTTTGTGCTGCATAGTGCCAAACCTGCCGTGTTAGATTCGGCCGGTAAATACGGTGCCGGTTTGGCACTTGAGTCGATAGGGCAGTGCCTTAAAGATTTAAACGTTAATCCCGATGATATCATTATCAGTAATAAACTGGGCTGGTTACGCACCCCGTTAACCACACCCGAGCCAACTTTTGAGCCCGGCGTTTGGGTTGACCTTGAGTACGATGCTGTTCAAAATATAAGCTATAAAGGAATTTTAGAATGCTACAACCAGGGCAATGAGTTGCTGGGCAATTACGAAGCTCAATTTGTTTCGGTGCATGACCCGGATGAGTATCTTAGCGCAGCAACCAATGGAGAGGATAAAACCAAACGCTACCAGGATATATTAGATGCTTACCGGGCGCTACTTGAGTTGAAAGCAGAAGGTAAGGTAAAATCGGTAGGTGTGGGCGCTAAGGATTGGCACAGCATTAAGCAAATTACTAATGATGTAAAGCTGGACTGGGTAATGATAGCCAACAGCATGACCGTGCATAGCCATCCTGAAGATTTACTGGTGTTTATGCAGGAGCTTGAGCAAAAAGGCGTTCTCATTATTAATTCTGCCGTGTTTAACGGCGGCTTTTTAACCGGCGGCGATTACTATAATTATCACTTAATTGATAAAGAAAGTACAGAGGGCACAGCCTTATATAACTGGAGAGACCGTTTTTATGAACTATGCAAAAAACACAGCATTGAGCCAGCCGCCGCATGCGTTCAATTTGGCTTGGCAGCACCCGGCGTAAAAAGTGTAGCACTAAGCACCAGTAGCGCAAAGAGGGTAGAATCAAACCTGCAATTGTCTAAAACCAGCGTTCCTGCTGAGTTTTGGGATATTATGCATGGCGAAGGATTAATAACCGACGAAGGTTTGAGTTTAGTTAAATAA
- a CDS encoding tetratricopeptide repeat protein → MDYQLFQQIQNLINRDKIDMALKMISAALTDYPDSDELYSLQASAYLKVKDFKHAQQSINTGIGLNPENDFLFYLSAHVALEYDNYKQAEEQIDQAIGLNPYSATFFGTKSMIFINQKKYTEAIEAALSGLDLDPDDPMCNNMLSMAQTRAGLSGEAFNRLENMLADDPENELTQANTGYYYLRQGDARKAKEHFAAALNADPEYDFARTGMLQAIKSTNWFYRKLLQFSYWLDEINSKYRWGFIIGLVLIVKVVPILSIPYLIFVFWTWFTGPLSDMIIYFDKYGRYLMKPRTIMLTRINIAVFTLGLLSLAAGLMLHGSFLLMAFAFLLTTIPVYISGGITKPLNRLALGAFALAYIASGLWGVYLGYFMNKSVELAITALIISAVIFSWTLAFIKK, encoded by the coding sequence ATGGACTACCAGTTATTTCAGCAAATTCAGAACCTTATTAACAGGGACAAGATAGACATGGCCCTGAAAATGATCTCGGCTGCGCTAACCGATTATCCTGATTCGGATGAGTTATACAGCCTGCAGGCATCAGCCTATTTAAAGGTAAAAGATTTTAAGCATGCCCAGCAGTCTATTAATACAGGTATCGGCCTTAACCCCGAGAACGATTTTCTGTTTTACCTGAGCGCCCACGTGGCGCTGGAGTATGATAACTATAAGCAAGCCGAAGAGCAAATTGACCAGGCTATCGGGCTAAATCCGTATTCGGCAACATTTTTTGGTACCAAATCGATGATCTTCATCAACCAAAAAAAGTATACCGAAGCCATTGAAGCCGCACTTAGCGGGCTTGACCTGGACCCCGACGACCCGATGTGTAACAACATGCTGTCGATGGCGCAAACGCGGGCAGGCTTGTCGGGAGAGGCATTTAACAGGCTGGAGAATATGCTGGCCGACGACCCCGAGAATGAGCTTACACAAGCCAACACCGGTTATTATTACCTGCGCCAGGGTGATGCGCGTAAGGCCAAAGAGCATTTTGCAGCTGCGCTGAATGCTGATCCTGAATATGATTTTGCACGCACCGGTATGCTGCAAGCTATTAAATCAACCAATTGGTTTTACCGTAAACTGTTGCAGTTTTCATACTGGTTAGACGAAATTAACAGCAAATATCGCTGGGGCTTTATTATAGGTTTGGTACTCATCGTTAAGGTTGTACCTATACTATCTATCCCATACCTCATCTTCGTTTTTTGGACGTGGTTTACCGGGCCGCTTAGCGATATGATCATTTATTTTGACAAGTACGGCCGCTACCTCATGAAGCCGCGCACCATCATGCTCACCCGCATTAATATTGCTGTTTTTACTTTAGGTTTATTATCGCTTGCGGCAGGATTGATGCTGCATGGCAGTTTTTTATTAATGGCATTTGCTTTTTTACTCACTACTATACCTGTATACATATCAGGCGGAATAACCAAGCCGCTCAATCGGTTAGCTTTAGGTGCTTTTGCTCTGGCCTATATTGCTTCTGGTTTATGGGGTGTTTACTTGGGGTATTTTATGAACAAGTCAGTTGAACTTGCGATAACCGCGCTCATTATTTCGGCCGTAATTTTTTCATGGACATTGGCATTTATTAAAAAATAA
- a CDS encoding PAS domain-containing sensor histidine kinase, with protein MENAALLTAIIDNAIDGIITIDERGNIESINPSACKLFGYAPDEVVGKNVSSLMPPPDKQHHDEYINRYQQTGRAHIIGIGREVKGLRKDGTVFPFRLGVSEVQYSGRKIYTGFIHDLSREKEAEERLKEYATHLEDEVEERTLSLKESLKALQTAKEEVSQSLEKEKELSQLKSRFVSMASHEFRTPLSSIQLSASLIEKYAQQFDNPNITKHVGKIKNSVGNLTGILNDFLSLEKLEAGKVEPLYTTFDIVKFAEEITEEMQLIAKQNQMIIYEHSGTGNIVNLDQSLLKNCIINLIGNAIKYSGENSFIEFNTEVTETKLSIIIKDNGIGIPETDQKHLFEAFFRAHNTGNIPGTGLGLNIVTRYVGLMNGQIQFRSQVNEGTAFTLSFNL; from the coding sequence ATGGAAAATGCCGCCCTGCTAACCGCTATAATTGATAACGCCATTGATGGTATAATTACCATTGATGAACGCGGTAATATTGAGAGCATTAATCCATCGGCTTGTAAACTGTTTGGCTATGCCCCCGATGAGGTGGTTGGTAAAAATGTATCCAGCTTAATGCCCCCGCCCGATAAGCAGCACCACGATGAATATATAAATCGCTATCAGCAAACGGGCAGGGCACATATCATAGGCATAGGTCGCGAGGTGAAAGGCTTGCGCAAAGATGGCACTGTGTTTCCGTTCAGGCTGGGTGTAAGCGAGGTGCAATATTCGGGGCGTAAAATATATACCGGCTTTATACATGATCTAAGCCGCGAAAAAGAAGCCGAAGAGCGCCTTAAGGAATACGCCACCCACCTGGAGGATGAGGTAGAAGAACGCACCCTGTCACTCAAAGAAAGCCTGAAAGCATTACAAACGGCCAAGGAAGAAGTAAGCCAGTCGCTCGAGAAGGAAAAAGAGCTAAGCCAGCTCAAAAGCCGTTTTGTATCTATGGCTTCACATGAGTTCCGTACACCGTTAAGTTCCATACAGTTATCGGCTTCACTTATTGAAAAATACGCGCAGCAATTTGATAACCCGAATATTACCAAACATGTGGGTAAAATCAAAAATTCGGTAGGTAATTTAACCGGAATACTGAACGATTTCCTATCGCTCGAAAAACTGGAAGCGGGTAAAGTTGAGCCGTTGTATACCACCTTTGATATTGTAAAGTTTGCCGAAGAAATTACCGAGGAAATGCAGCTTATAGCCAAGCAAAACCAAATGATTATTTATGAGCACAGCGGTACGGGCAACATCGTAAATCTCGACCAATCGTTGCTTAAAAATTGTATCATCAACCTCATTGGTAACGCCATTAAATACTCGGGCGAAAACAGCTTTATCGAGTTCAACACCGAGGTTACTGAAACCAAACTCAGCATCATCATAAAAGACAATGGCATAGGAATTCCTGAAACCGACCAAAAACACTTGTTCGAGGCATTTTTCAGGGCGCACAATACAGGCAATATTCCGGGAACGGGTTTGGGCTTAAACATTGTTACCAGATACGTGGGCTTAATGAACGGACAAATTCAGTTCAGGAGTCAGGTAAACGAGGGCACGGCATTTACCTTATCATTTAATTTATAA
- a CDS encoding TIGR03915 family putative DNA repair protein, with translation MTTLVYDGTFEGLLTAVFEIYERRLLHVKIQKGEWLSTALFEDVIKVITDNKRAGRVLQGLQQKLSAGAMQRLYAAHMAGIENEDIMLVGYIRYVFDSKQNVEEDYGNKYVLRLSEMIRMVRREKHRMEAFVRFQKLQDGIFYAAIEPDFNVLPLLGKHFKNRYADQKWIIYDMRRNYGLYYDLHNLEFISLDFATGRPDNVISTYTEDEGLYQNLWKNYFKSANIPARKNTKLHMRHVPKRYWRFLTEKI, from the coding sequence ATGACCACGCTGGTGTACGACGGAACGTTTGAGGGGTTGCTTACGGCCGTGTTCGAGATTTACGAACGCAGGCTGCTGCATGTTAAAATTCAAAAAGGAGAGTGGTTAAGCACGGCTCTGTTTGAAGATGTAATAAAGGTAATTACCGATAATAAACGTGCAGGGCGGGTGTTGCAGGGTTTGCAGCAAAAGCTATCGGCAGGAGCAATGCAACGCTTGTATGCTGCCCATATGGCCGGTATAGAAAATGAGGATATTATGCTGGTAGGCTATATCAGGTATGTATTTGATTCGAAGCAGAATGTGGAAGAAGATTATGGGAATAAGTACGTGCTGCGCCTTTCGGAAATGATAAGAATGGTACGGCGCGAGAAGCACCGGATGGAGGCATTTGTACGTTTTCAAAAACTGCAGGATGGCATATTTTACGCGGCCATTGAACCCGATTTTAATGTATTGCCGCTGCTGGGCAAGCATTTTAAAAACCGTTATGCCGATCAGAAATGGATTATATATGACATGCGCCGCAATTATGGCTTGTATTATGATTTACACAACCTCGAATTTATATCGCTCGATTTTGCCACCGGCCGGCCCGATAATGTGATCTCAACCTATACCGAGGATGAAGGGTTGTACCAAAACCTTTGGAAGAACTATTTTAAAAGCGCAAATATTCCGGCGCGTAAAAACACTAAGCTTCACATGCGGCATGTGCCGAAACGTTACTGGCGTTTTTTAACAGAGAAGATTTAA
- a CDS encoding GH39 family glycosyl hydrolase, whose product MLKLTKAAKLFIGALLWATTSFAQTPARIEVNLAKTKAPMKPVWAWFGYDEPNYTYMKDGKKLLSEIAKLSPVPVYVRTHSLLVTGDGEAALKWGSTNAYTEDANGNPVYNWRLVDSIFDTYVKRGMKPFAQIGFMPQALSTHPEPYRHYWKPGDPYTDIITGWAYPPKDYKKWGNLAYEWVKHSIARYGKKEVESWYWEVWNEPNGHYWKGTQQEFFKLYDYAADGVKRALPTAKIGGINIAGTSSRGAQQWTNAFIKHCLTDTNYATSKIGSPLDLLAFHAKGNPKLVGNMVQMNASPQLRDIATGFKIAASYPQTKNIPLIIGESDPEGCAACGMATNPSNAYRNGTMYSSYTAATFARKYELEDQYAINFKGAVSWSFEFENQPWFYGFRDLATNGVDKPVLNVFRMFGKMGGNRVEATSNRMYPLKTVMDSSIRGPQTDIGVLASKNERSAGVMIWNYHDDDKQGPAEPVAVTINNIPAKTVTLTHYRIDDKHSNSYEVWKKMGSPQKPTAAQIAQLEKAGQLATMGAPKKLSVGTNNKIDVNIELPRQGVSLLKLDW is encoded by the coding sequence ATGCTTAAACTAACTAAGGCAGCAAAGCTGTTTATAGGCGCTTTACTTTGGGCTACCACCAGTTTTGCGCAAACTCCGGCACGTATTGAGGTAAATCTGGCTAAAACTAAAGCCCCAATGAAACCAGTTTGGGCCTGGTTTGGGTACGATGAGCCTAATTATACTTATATGAAAGACGGTAAAAAGCTGCTCTCCGAAATTGCAAAATTGAGCCCGGTGCCGGTTTATGTTCGCACGCATAGTTTATTGGTAACTGGCGATGGTGAGGCTGCCCTGAAATGGGGATCGACCAATGCATATACAGAAGATGCCAACGGCAATCCGGTTTACAACTGGCGTTTGGTTGACAGCATATTTGATACCTATGTAAAACGAGGTATGAAACCCTTTGCACAAATTGGATTTATGCCCCAGGCCCTGTCAACCCACCCCGAACCTTACCGCCATTACTGGAAACCCGGCGACCCATATACCGACATAATTACCGGCTGGGCCTACCCACCTAAAGATTATAAAAAGTGGGGTAATTTGGCTTACGAGTGGGTAAAACACAGTATTGCACGCTATGGCAAAAAAGAAGTAGAAAGCTGGTACTGGGAGGTTTGGAACGAACCCAACGGCCACTACTGGAAAGGCACCCAACAGGAGTTTTTTAAATTGTACGACTATGCTGCCGATGGTGTTAAACGCGCACTGCCAACCGCAAAAATTGGCGGCATTAATATAGCAGGCACATCAAGCCGTGGTGCACAGCAATGGACTAATGCTTTTATTAAGCATTGCCTTACCGATACAAATTACGCCACCAGTAAAATTGGTTCTCCGCTTGATTTACTTGCTTTTCACGCCAAGGGAAATCCTAAGTTGGTGGGCAACATGGTGCAGATGAATGCGTCGCCGCAACTGCGCGATATTGCTACCGGGTTTAAAATTGCAGCATCATACCCTCAAACTAAAAACATCCCTTTAATCATAGGCGAATCGGACCCGGAAGGCTGTGCAGCTTGCGGCATGGCTACTAACCCGTCTAACGCTTACCGTAACGGTACCATGTATTCGAGCTATACCGCGGCTACATTTGCGCGCAAATATGAGCTTGAAGATCAATATGCTATAAATTTTAAAGGAGCGGTGTCATGGTCATTTGAGTTTGAAAACCAGCCCTGGTTTTATGGATTTCGTGATTTGGCTACCAATGGTGTAGATAAGCCGGTACTTAACGTATTCAGGATGTTTGGCAAAATGGGTGGCAACCGTGTAGAAGCTACCAGCAACCGCATGTACCCGCTTAAAACCGTAATGGATTCGAGCATACGCGGACCACAAACCGATATTGGTGTATTGGCCTCCAAAAATGAGCGTTCTGCAGGGGTAATGATTTGGAACTATCACGATGATGATAAGCAAGGACCGGCCGAACCGGTTGCTGTTACCATTAATAATATACCTGCTAAAACGGTTACTTTAACCCATTACCGCATTGATGATAAGCACAGCAACTCGTACGAGGTTTGGAAAAAAATGGGTTCACCGCAAAAGCCTACCGCTGCACAAATAGCTCAACTCGAAAAGGCTGGCCAATTGGCTACAATGGGTGCCCCTAAGAAGCTAAGTGTTGGTACAAACAATAAAATTGATGTGAATATTGAGCTTCCGCGTCAGGGTGTTTCGTTACTAAAACTGGACTGGTAA
- a CDS encoding AAA family ATPase, with product MNRELLTELEKALEITPDNIILRKQVAKGYFAINDFERAKEHLNLVLNYEPTDENKLLLAKCYLKLKHYTPGIIICEELLPNNDNAELLTVYLQLLIDSGHTEDAIAQYQAFMVKYPNWHDTDIERQLKIPSFEMPDDDDYNAFIEKPDINFSHIGGMDEIKDDIRIKIIEPLANPELFKAFGKKAGGGILMYGPPGCGKTYLSRATAGEISSKFMNIGIEEVLDMWVGNSEKNLHEKFEIARQNNPCVMFFDEIDALGSKRSDLRQSAGRNLINQFLQEMDGIDSKNEGVLILGATNSPWHIDSAFLRPGRFDRIIFVPPPDLSARTSIVEMMLRDKPAESMDYGKIASKTDGFSGADLKLLIDLATEEKLRQSMRSGKIEKITQSDVLNAVKKVRPSTKEWFNTARNYALYSNTSGMYDDIKAYLNL from the coding sequence ATGAACAGAGAACTGTTAACCGAGCTTGAAAAAGCTCTTGAAATAACTCCTGATAATATTATTTTGCGTAAACAGGTTGCTAAAGGCTACTTTGCTATTAATGATTTTGAGAGGGCCAAAGAGCACCTCAATCTTGTGCTTAACTATGAGCCAACCGATGAGAATAAGCTGCTTTTAGCTAAGTGCTACCTAAAGTTAAAACATTATACTCCTGGTATTATTATTTGCGAAGAATTGCTGCCCAACAATGACAATGCCGAATTATTAACCGTATACCTACAATTGTTAATTGATTCGGGGCATACCGAGGATGCCATAGCGCAATATCAGGCCTTTATGGTTAAATACCCCAATTGGCACGATACTGATATTGAACGCCAGTTGAAAATACCATCGTTTGAAATGCCCGACGATGACGATTACAATGCTTTTATTGAAAAGCCCGACATCAATTTTAGTCACATAGGTGGTATGGATGAGATCAAAGACGATATTCGTATCAAGATCATCGAACCTTTGGCTAACCCCGAACTGTTTAAGGCCTTTGGTAAAAAAGCTGGCGGCGGTATATTGATGTATGGTCCGCCGGGATGTGGTAAAACTTACTTATCAAGGGCTACTGCGGGCGAAATATCGTCGAAGTTTATGAACATAGGCATTGAAGAAGTGCTGGATATGTGGGTAGGTAACAGCGAAAAAAACCTGCACGAAAAGTTTGAGATAGCCCGGCAGAACAATCCATGTGTAATGTTTTTTGATGAGATTGATGCCTTGGGCAGTAAGCGCAGCGACTTGCGCCAATCGGCCGGGCGAAACCTTATCAACCAGTTTTTACAAGAGATGGACGGCATTGACAGTAAGAATGAAGGCGTACTGATACTGGGTGCAACTAATTCGCCCTGGCATATCGATTCGGCTTTTTTGAGACCGGGCCGCTTTGACCGTATCATATTTGTACCACCGCCCGATTTGAGTGCCCGTACTTCCATAGTTGAAATGATGCTGCGCGATAAACCTGCCGAAAGCATGGATTACGGTAAAATAGCCTCTAAAACTGATGGCTTTAGCGGTGCAGATTTGAAGCTATTAATTGATCTGGCTACCGAAGAGAAACTGCGTCAATCGATGCGGTCGGGTAAAATTGAAAAGATTACCCAAAGCGATGTGCTGAATGCGGTTAAAAAAGTACGCCCATCTACCAAAGAGTGGTTTAATACCGCGCGTAATTACGCTTTATATTCAAATACATCGGGCATGTACGATGATATTAAGGCATACCTGAATTTATAA
- a CDS encoding putative DNA modification/repair radical SAM protein, translated as MNEERITEKLNILADAAKYDVSCASSGSKRKNENKGLGNASNGICHTYTEDGRCVSLLKILLTNHCIFDCAYCVSRSSNDIKRAAFTVQEVVDLTINFYRRNYIEGLFLSSGIFKDADFTMERLVRVAKKLRTEHKFNGYIHLKTIPGASDELMREAGLYADRLSVNLEMPTEEGLKLLAPEKNRKDMIQPMGFLKNEIILRKEEKALFKKAPTFAPAGQSTQVIIGATPETDAQVLQTANHFYKNFNMKRVYYSGYVPVMSDKRLPALHTSVPMVRENRLYQADWLMRFYGFKVNEIVDGQNPHLDLDIDPKLSWGLRNLHVFPIDINKADLQLILRVPGIGLQSAQKIVSARQYGKLNWDQLQKIGVALNRAKYFITCNSPKFEQRDLTGTAIKQYILSQSQSKYLKSSVTQLNLF; from the coding sequence ATGAATGAGGAAAGGATAACCGAAAAGTTGAATATACTGGCCGATGCCGCCAAATACGATGTATCTTGTGCATCGAGCGGGAGCAAACGCAAGAATGAAAATAAAGGTTTAGGTAATGCCAGCAACGGTATTTGTCATACTTATACAGAGGATGGGCGGTGTGTGTCATTACTTAAAATATTGCTAACCAATCATTGCATTTTCGATTGCGCTTATTGTGTGTCGCGCAGCAGTAATGATATTAAGCGGGCTGCTTTCACCGTGCAGGAAGTGGTTGATTTGACCATCAATTTTTACCGCCGCAACTATATTGAGGGTTTATTTTTGAGTTCGGGTATTTTTAAGGATGCCGATTTTACCATGGAACGGCTGGTACGGGTGGCTAAAAAATTACGCACCGAACATAAGTTCAATGGCTATATCCATTTAAAAACCATACCTGGTGCAAGCGATGAGTTAATGCGTGAAGCCGGACTTTATGCCGATCGCTTGAGCGTAAACCTCGAAATGCCAACAGAAGAAGGCTTAAAACTGCTTGCCCCCGAAAAGAACCGGAAAGACATGATCCAGCCCATGGGGTTCCTCAAAAACGAAATTATACTACGTAAAGAGGAAAAAGCTTTATTTAAAAAAGCGCCAACGTTTGCCCCGGCCGGGCAAAGTACGCAGGTTATTATAGGTGCCACGCCCGAAACCGACGCACAGGTTTTACAAACGGCCAATCACTTTTATAAAAACTTTAATATGAAGCGGGTTTATTATTCGGGCTATGTACCGGTAATGAGTGATAAACGCTTGCCCGCTTTGCATACCAGCGTACCCATGGTGCGCGAAAACCGCCTTTATCAGGCCGATTGGCTGATGCGTTTTTATGGTTTTAAAGTAAACGAAATAGTTGACGGGCAAAACCCGCATCTGGATCTGGACATTGATCCTAAACTGAGCTGGGGTTTGCGTAACCTGCATGTTTTTCCTATTGATATTAATAAGGCCGACCTGCAATTAATTTTAAGAGTGCCGGGCATTGGGCTGCAATCGGCACAAAAAATTGTGAGCGCGCGGCAATACGGTAAACTCAACTGGGATCAGTTGCAAAAAATTGGGGTGGCATTAAATAGGGCCAAGTATTTTATTACCTGCAATAGTCCAAAGTTTGAGCAGCGCGATTTAACAGGTACGGCTATTAAGCAATATATATTGTCGCAATCGCAAAGTAAATATTTAAAGAGTTCGGTAACGCAGTTGAATTTATTTTGA
- a CDS encoding arabinan endo-1,5-alpha-L-arabinosidase, with the protein MKNILLIVTLLFTSISIFAQTQLRTNISVHDPVMIKQDSVFYLFCTGMGIASWSSADMVHWKQEKPVFATPQQWAVEAVPGFKGHIWAPDISYHNGLYYLYYSVSAFGKNTSCIGVATNPTLNTESPAFKWTDHGKLIQSIPGKTNWNAIDPNLAEGKNETPYLTFGSFWGGLKIVKLNKDRLSVAKHSDKLRTVATRVKDDGSRFNAPAIDDNPRDAGGNAIEAPFIFKKDNYYYLFASIDYCCKGPKSTYKMIVARCKNVRGPYLDNNGQRMDRGGGTVVRKGNKDWYGVGHNGVCSADGNDYLVYHGYDAADKGKSKLIINKIDWQNGWPVISNDAKNLAAAN; encoded by the coding sequence ATGAAAAATATATTATTGATTGTTACCTTGTTATTTACTTCAATATCAATCTTTGCACAAACACAACTACGTACCAATATTAGTGTACACGATCCTGTGATGATCAAGCAGGATTCGGTATTTTATCTGTTTTGCACAGGCATGGGCATAGCCTCCTGGTCGTCGGCAGATATGGTGCATTGGAAACAGGAAAAGCCGGTATTTGCCACCCCGCAGCAATGGGCTGTTGAGGCCGTGCCCGGATTTAAAGGTCACATTTGGGCACCTGATATTTCGTACCATAACGGCTTATACTACCTCTATTATTCGGTATCGGCCTTTGGCAAAAACACGTCTTGCATTGGTGTGGCTACTAATCCAACCTTAAACACCGAAAGCCCTGCTTTTAAATGGACCGACCATGGTAAACTCATCCAATCCATTCCCGGCAAAACCAATTGGAACGCCATAGACCCTAACCTCGCCGAAGGGAAAAACGAAACGCCTTATCTTACGTTCGGTTCTTTTTGGGGCGGATTGAAAATTGTAAAGCTCAATAAAGACCGTCTATCGGTGGCTAAACATTCAGACAAGTTAAGAACCGTGGCTACCCGTGTAAAGGATGATGGCTCACGGTTTAATGCGCCGGCTATTGATGATAACCCGCGCGATGCCGGGGGCAATGCCATTGAAGCACCTTTTATATTTAAGAAGGATAACTACTACTACTTGTTTGCCTCAATCGACTATTGCTGCAAAGGCCCCAAAAGCACCTATAAAATGATCGTTGCCCGGTGTAAAAACGTGCGAGGCCCCTATTTGGATAATAACGGCCAACGCATGGACAGAGGCGGCGGTACCGTTGTGCGCAAGGGAAATAAAGATTGGTACGGCGTAGGCCATAACGGTGTGTGCAGTGCCGATGGAAACGATTACCTTGTATATCATGGTTACGATGCAGCCGATAAAGGCAAATCCAAACTCATCATCAATAAAATTGACTGGCAAAACGGGTGGCCGGTTATCAGTAACGATGCTAAAAACCTGGCGGCTGCTAATTAA
- a CDS encoding fumarylacetoacetate hydrolase family protein — MKLIRFGNEGQEKPGVLIYDKRYDVSGFIPDYNETFFETGGLEKLKAIVEEHGTNLPVVADDERLGSPVARPSKILCIGLNYADHAKETNAPIPPEPVIFMKSTTALTGPNDNVVIPKNSVKTDWEVELAFVIGKKASYVDEADAASYVAGYVLHNDVSEREFQLERNGTWDKGKGCDTFAPLGPFLATADEIADDNNLNLWLDVNGKRMQTGNTQTFIFKIPFLISYVSQFMTLLPGDVISTGTPAGVGLGFNPPVYLKPGDVIDLGIDGLGTQRQVVKAYGE; from the coding sequence ATGAAACTGATAAGATTTGGTAATGAGGGCCAGGAAAAACCCGGCGTTTTAATTTATGATAAACGTTATGATGTTTCGGGCTTTATTCCTGATTATAATGAAACGTTTTTTGAAACCGGCGGCCTGGAAAAGTTAAAAGCCATTGTTGAAGAACATGGTACCAATTTGCCGGTTGTAGCCGATGATGAGCGCTTAGGCAGCCCCGTTGCCCGTCCATCTAAAATATTATGTATTGGTCTGAACTACGCCGATCACGCTAAAGAAACCAATGCACCTATACCGCCGGAGCCGGTTATTTTCATGAAAAGCACTACCGCTTTAACCGGTCCTAATGATAATGTAGTTATCCCTAAAAATTCTGTAAAAACCGATTGGGAAGTGGAACTGGCTTTTGTAATTGGCAAAAAAGCCAGTTATGTAGATGAAGCTGATGCAGCAAGCTACGTAGCAGGTTATGTATTGCATAATGATGTATCGGAACGCGAGTTTCAGTTGGAGCGTAACGGCACTTGGGACAAAGGTAAAGGTTGCGATACCTTTGCACCGCTTGGTCCGTTTTTAGCTACAGCCGATGAAATTGCCGACGATAATAACCTTAACCTTTGGTTAGATGTAAATGGCAAACGTATGCAAACTGGTAATACCCAAACGTTTATCTTTAAAATACCGTTCCTAATTTCATATGTAAGCCAGTTTATGACTCTGTTACCAGGCGATGTAATTTCGACAGGTACGCCTGCTGGTGTGGGCCTTGGCTTTAACCCGCCGGTATACCTTAAACCAGGCGATGTTATCGACTTAGGCATTGATGGTTTAGGTACTCAAAGACAAGTGGTAAAAGCTTACGGAGAGTAA